The genomic segment CAATGTTTTTGAAAAGAGCTGGTCTCCTGGGTGCCTGTGTCTCCCCTGTACCCATTCCCTGTTCCTAGTCTTACTCCTCCAGGTGCATGCTGACTCTGATTCCCCAGATGGGGCCTTCCTCCTTCCCAATCTCTTCGACCCCAGTCTTCTAGGCTCTCCCACACTCCCCCTACCCCAAATCCTATCCACACCTTCCTTTCTAGTGATTTCTCCCCAGTGCAAGCATATCCGGCCCTCCAGCCCCACCCATGATTATTTCTTTCCTCCAAGGTAGTAAAGCTGGCAGGGATAATTATGGGGTAGGAATGTTGAAGCTTGAGGGGATCAAAGGAATCTGAAGCTAGGTGGGGTCCGCCCTTACACAGCTGGgctttgtgtgtgcgtgtgggtgggtgggtgggggtacTGTTGATTTCACACTCAAACAGATCCAGGCCAGGGCTGTTTAAGAGGGTGACCTTCAGAGACATGAAAGCATTGAGggggaaagacagagaaaacaaagacGGAGAGAAGCTGAGAGAGTCAGGGAGCAGCTTGagacctggggagggagggagaggagtagGAGGGAAGGCGACAGACACAACTCAGGAGCAGGAGAGGAAGCTAAGTTACAGAGACAACACGCTGAGAGAGCAGAGGAGACCCTCCAGGCAAGGGCAGACTCCTTTCGGGGGCAGGCTGGGGCCCCGCTGCCTGCTGGGTCAGGCTGGAGAATCTGGTCACGGTTTCGCACCCCAAACTCACTCCCTGTGTTTGTTTATGGGTTCCTCCCTGTCTTGCTCAAATGCTCCAACTCTGCAGATCCCGGGATCTCAGGGTGCAGATCACCTCTCCCAGATTCCTGAGCCTGGGTCTGGCCATGGGCACCTCCAGCATCTTCCTCTGCATCCTGTTCCTCTGTGGGACACTGGGTAAGGGTGGGCTGGGGACCTTCAGGGGTcagggggctgggggcggggacAGGGCATGTGGAGGAAcctgagggctggggaggagaggggtAGGGGTACTGAAAGAGGCCAAGAAGAGAGCTGGGAGAGTGGGGGACTTCAGGGAGGCCAGCCACTGGGAAGGCCAGCCTGATGAGGTGGGAAAGAGTTTCCTTTCAAAGTCATTTGAAAACAACTGTCGCCTCCTTGCTCCCATCTTTGACCCGCCCCGTCTCCCTTGTCCCTTATTTTACCTCTTGCTTCTATACTGGGCCTCTTGGTCAATgtcaatttctattttcttatctgtttctGGCGCACCCCTGCCCAgactccctccaccctccacctccctgctGCCAAGTCTGGCTTTTTGTGTCACTCAACATCAGTGTTGGTCTCTGATTCTCGTGGCTTCTGATCATGTCTTCGCGAGTCTCAATCCATGTACCcctctttcctctgtctctgttTATTTTCCTGCATCGTCTCCCCTCCCTTCTCGGTGTCTGTGTTTCTACTTCTGTCTGCTTTCCTCCCTTGTTGCACAGCTTCCCTCTCTCCACCTAGTGTGTCACCTCTCTCTGCTGTCCCTGTCCTGGATCTGGCCTCTGCCTGCCCCACAAGGAAGGTTTGCCTCTCCCACTTCCCTAATCTCTGCTGCCTCAACAGGTCTCACCATGGCCCCTGCCCAGGGAAGGCTCCGCTGTTACACCTGCGGCTTCGCCAAACCCTGCTACCCTGTTCCCACCGAGTGTCAAGACGATGACGCTTGCGGCATCAGTATCGGCACTTCAGGTAGGACTCTGGTCCAGTGGCCCTTCTGGCGGCTCCCTACCTCCATCCACCCCACCTTTCCTGTGGCCCCCACCTCAGTATGCCTCCTTCGTCCCACAGACCAGAGTGAGATCATCCAGCTGAAAGGCTGCCTCCCAAAGGCCCAGTGCCCTCTGCTGGGCCATGCCACTTACTGGTTGCACTCCTACACCCTGAGGCACCACTGCTGCGAGCAGGACCTGTGTAACGGGGCCGCTTCCCCACGGCAGCTCCCCAGCCTCctcacctccctgcccctcctcgtGGCCAGCTTCACCGGGAGAGGACCCCTCCTCCACTAGCCTTGGTGGATCTGCAGCCCCCAACCCGGGATTCCTCCTACATCACCTCGGCCCTGGAAACACCTGCACAGACACTTTGACATGCCCGAGAACCTCATTTTGTACTGAGACCTCAGATCTCTCAGCCCAGCAGCTTCACAGACTCCTCACAGGGCCTGGGGAGGGACCTGGCCAGAGTCCAGCCTCATAAAGAACAcctattctgtgtcttttatcttttctagatGCCCATTGCTGATGCCCCATCAGCCCAGGTCACTGGCAAGGCAGGCATGTTGATGACACTGTGGGTCTCAGGCAAGGGGGTCAAAGGGGCATCAGGTACGGTGAGGAGGAGAGTCTTGCTAGGAAAGACTAATGTCGTGGGTCGGGAACTCAGGACAGAGGGCTTGGGGAGCTATGAAGAGTACCTTTAACAAAAGATCTATCTAGGAGTCCAGTAATACTGCAGAtactgcagtgtgtgtgtgtgtgtgtgtgtgcgcgcgcgcacgcacgtgtgcgtgcgtgtgtgtctttgtgtgtgtgctcTAAGAGCAAACTACAGCTGCTTGGTGGGTTgggctggagctggagcctgGACCACGGCACTCCCCTTGTCTTCCATCTGTGTCATTCGCGTCCTCTTTCCTGCCAGTGGCTTAGTTTAAGCCCCTGCATCATGAAGGCTTTAGTCGAGACTTCTCAGAAAGCTTTTCTCCATTTACGCCCAAGCTTGAGCAGAGACACAAAAGGGCACCTGGTGGAGCTGCTCATGAGGGTGTGGCTGGGAGCCCAGCTCATTTCTGCCTGAGACTTCAGAATGGCCATGTTGGGAACATCAATACCCTCCCTTGCTTCACCAGCCCAGACTTGCCACAGACATCCCAGCATGGCCCTGGCGCAATGAATTATACACCCCCCTGGGCCTGCCAGCCCCGGGAGACACTCCTTCTGCCCCAGGAGATAGGGTGTGACCCCAGGGCAGCAGGGAGGAAGTGCCAGGGTGGTAATAGCTGCTCACATGCTCTGAATGCCCCGGTGGAGTGCCGCAGGGAAGAGTGTGTGCCTAGGATAAGGAAGGATAAGGAGGCGACCCCGGGTTGGGAGCCGAGCACAGGCATCCCTGtcctgactcagtttcctcccctTGCATGTGAGGAAGTCGGGTTGACTGAAGgggcttcttccttctcttctttgtgAGGATGAGACATGAGGTAGTGGGGGTCTGGCTTAATTTAGAGATGAGttgagttttctttccttttttttttttttgagacggagtttcgctcttgttacccaggctggagtgcaatggcgcgatctcggctcaccgcaacctccgcctcctgggttcaggcaattctcctgcctcagcctcctgagtagctgggattacaggcacgcgccaccatgcccagctaattttttttttttgtattttagtagagacggggtttcaccatgttgaccaggatggtctcgatctcttgaccttgtgatccgcccgcctcggcctcccaaagtgctgggattacaggcttgagccacagcgcctggcttttttttttttttttttttgagacggagtttcgctcttgttacccaggctggagtgcaatggcgcaatctcggctcaccgcaacctccgcctcctgggttcaggcaattctcctgcttcagcctcctgagtagctgggattacaggcacgcgccaccatgcccagctgattttttgtatttttagtagagacggggtttcaccatgttgaccaggatggtctcgatctctggacctcgtgatccacccgcctcggcctcccaaagtgctgggattacagacttgagccaccgcgcccggccttctttccattttctctgcccCTCCATCCCCCCACTTTGTGGTtctattttcctctctctgtccatCTCTTTCCACTTTCTCTGACTTGAGTCTCTTTCCCTCTGTCCCCATTTTTCCCATTTGTCCTTCAGCTCCCCTGCAACTGATGCCCCACCACTGCTCAAGTCTCCAGATTGCTGTCTCCTCCCCGCCCACAACCATCCTCCTCGCCTCCACCAGCAACCTCAGGCTCCCCGCAACCCCACAGTACTACGAGCTCAGGGCCACCCATCCACTGGCTGCTACAAGACAGGAGACCAAACCTTTTTGTAGGTGACATCACAGAATACTGTTCCTCCTTTCCTTCAGTCCCCACCCTTCCCCATAGACAGCTTGGTGGCTGCTGGAGGCCAGCTGGACTGTGAAGTCGAACTCTAAGTCCTGCCCCCACTTGCCGAGGTTGTCAGGGAATCCTGCAGGTGCCAGATGGCCAGTGAGACAGCAGGTCACACTTCCCAGCAGATGTCACCAAGATCACCCGGTCTTGTGGGCAGGTGGGCTGTGAGGTTTTCCAGAGAGACAGATTAAAGATACCTCTACTCTCCACGTCCCCAGGAAGGAGGgctccatccccaccccatcccagggTTTCCTCTTCCATCCCCAGTCCCCTCTGGGATTTACGCCTCTGGCCCCCAGTTGTTCCTCACCCAAGACGGGCCAAATGGATGTTCTCATAGACCTGGATTTCAGGTTTGAACTGAGGAATCGAGGCACCTGGGGAGAAGGAGCCATCGGGGGTGCAGAAGAGAAGTCAGCAGACGACTTAGAGCCGTGTTCCTTGCCCACCCCCAGAGGAGGAGGGGTACAGAGGCAGGGTACAAGCCTAGGCCTTTGCCTCATACCCACATGCTCTCTTCTTCCCTCAGGGAGGGAGGGACTCACCTCTGCCTGGAGCCCCATGgaccctctgcctccagagcaCGATGCTGAGGGCCAAGATGATGATTCCCTGGCCCATTGTGAGCAGTAGCATCAGAATCCAAGGCATGTCCCAGCCTGTGGAAGGGGCACAGAGGGCAGGAGAGGCATCCATGGAGGCTGTAGTAAGGGCCAGACCTGAGGGATGGGAGGGAGGCAGTGAGGGGGCCTGTCCCTGTTCCCCAAAAACAGGCTTTCCCTCTGTAGTCTGGTGGGTTCCTCCAACAGAACTTTGTAAGTTTCCCTGCCTGCAGTATCCTCCACACTACTCTGCCCCTTTCCAGGCCTCTCACCCTCACCCCAGGGCTAACAAATAGAGAATGgcagtcgggcgtggtggctcatgcctttaggaggcaaaggtaggcggatcatttgaggttaggagttcaagaccagcctggtcaacatatgatgaaaccctgtctctactaaaaatataaaaattgggggtggtggctcacacctataatcccagcactttgggaggccgaggctggaggatcacctgaggtcaggagtttgagaccagcctgaccaacatggagaaaccccgtctctactaaaaatacaaaatcagctgggcgtggtggcacatgcttgtaatcccagctacttgggaggctgaggcaggagaacagcttgaacctgggaggtggcagaggttgcagtgaaccgagatcacaccattgcactccagccctgtctctactaaaaatacaattttttaattttaatttaatttttattgagatggaatttcactcttgttgcccatgctggagtgcgtgggatgatctcagctcactgcaacctccaactcctgggttcaagagatcctcctgcctcagcctcccgagtagctgggattacaggtatgcaccaccacgcccagctaattttttatttttagtagagacaggatttctccatgttggtcaggctggtcttgaactcctgacctcaggtgatccagccaccttggcctccaaaagtcctgggattacagatatgagccacagAACCCAgcctaataataaaataaaataaaaaatagagaatggGATCCCATCctgtcaactaaaaaaaaaaaaagagaatggaatgCCCCCTGCTCACACATGGGCAGCCAAATACAGAGCAGACCACCAGCCATAACTACACTTTCCCCTCACACCCTTCATAGTAATTCACCCTCTcaagaaaaaatagccaggtgtggtagcttatgcctgtaaccccaacactttggaaggtcaaggcaggagaatcatttgaggctagcagtttgaaaccagactgggcaacataatgagaccctgtctctacaaaaaatttaaaaattagggccaggtgtggtggttcacgcctgtaatcccagcactttgggagaccaaggcgggcagatcactggaggtcaggagttcaagaccagcctggtcaaaatggtgaaacctcatctctactaaaaatacaaaaaattaggccgggggtggtggctcaagcctgtaatcccagcactttgggaggccgaggcgggtggatcacaaggtcaagagatctagaccatcctggtcaacacggtgaaaccccgtctctactaaaaatacaaacaaaactagctgggcatggtggtgcgtgcctgtaatcccagctactcaggaggctgaggcaggagaattgcctgaacccaggagacggaggttgcggtgagccaagatcgtgccattgcactccagcctgggtaacaagagcgaaattccatctcaaaaacaaaaaaaaacaaaacaaaaaaacccaaaaaattagccagtcatggtggcaggcacctgtaatcccaactacttgggaggctgaggtggaagaacttCCCTttccatctcctgcctcagtttacctccCAGGCTAAAGCTGACTCCTTTGTTGTGAGTCACGAGGCAGCGGATGATTCTTGATCTTCGGCTCCTGGACTCAGGAAGCCCCTCCCCAGGACACACCAAGAGCAGGGCAGCCTCGTTGCCCCAGAAGGACTGAACACGGCCCCTCACGGGACCCTTCCCTTCCATCCAGGTCACAGAGTCCATGCGTCTGGTAGGGACCACAGAGCACACAAGGACATTGCAGGGGGATCCGTCTGCAGCCTTTGCAGATAACTGGGATCCTGTGCGGGAGAGAAGGACCCCTCAGTTCTTCGCCTGGACTTCCTAGCCCACAGTGGCCCCTGGTCTGCATGCCCCCACTCACCTTTGAGCACCAAGACGTCGTACACCCTCCAGTTCTGATAGTTGTGGTGCTGACCCAGCACAGCACACCAGTACCGCCCAGCGTCTTCCTCCTTGGAGCTCTCCAGCCACAAAGAATAGTTCCCCAGCAGTTTGAGCCTGGATTCCCTTCCTAGTTTTCCAGGGTCTGGGGCTGGCCTGCCCAGTTGGACTTGGGCTACCAGGGTGGTTAAGGAGCCTGCTCCAGGGTTGCGGAACCAAGACAGATGTCCATCCCCATGTACAGTGGGTGGTGAGGGACATGGCAGCTCCATTGCCTCCCCCGAGGCCACATAGATGGCCTGGATGTTGTCTGTGGGAAGAGGGTTGTATGAGGCCAGAGACCTCCATCAGATCAACAACCCCTCATTTGATCTTCAACCCTGGCTTCTTCCCCTTCTGGGGTCCCCCAGCATGGACCCGGCTGGTGACCACATTTCTCAAGTGACAGCTACAAAAATAAGACAGGTGGGGAGAAGAGGTTAAGGgctttcctcccctccccgccgGCCAGTAAGGGAGTCTGAGGGCAAGAGGGAAAAGGCTGGAAGACTTAGCAAATGCCCATATCTCTTCTATTCATTTCTACTTTTCTGGAAGCATTTACTcattctacatattttataaaggaaactgCATAACCTGGACCCTCCTTGCCTCTGGATCTTCCCTAGtgtcagaggcaggaggaggtcAGTTGGAGTAATTCTATCTTCAAGTCAGATGCCTTCTCCAGGCTCCTAGGAGAAAGAGCAGCAGTCCTTCCCCACCTTGCAAATAGCTAAGGAATTCCCTACCTTTTGCCCCTTACCTGCAGCAGCCTGGGAAGTTTCACataggagcaggaggaggaataGGACCGCCATGGGGAGAGCCTGCCAAGTTCTCTTGCTCCAAGACCTGGTATCTCCAGAGAGGAAGCAGAGTCCAGATAAAGGTCCACACTCGCGGGTCTGGGCTGACATGGGCCTCTGGAGGGGATGGGAATGCTGGGGAGATAAAGCCCAGCTGCATGTCTGCTAGAGAAAAAGTGACCATCACCTTTCTGTCCTGGAGGGAAAAGGACCCGGTCCAGGACACTCTGAAGATGACCTTTCTGCTCTTCTGATTCCATATCAGCTAAAAGGCTCAAGTAACAACTTTCCATGCAGGGAAGTGGTCCTGCCTGTTTGGCTCCTGTCAGTCTAGAAGTACATTCTGAGGTCTCTTTCACTCATAAGAAATGTCAGCCATGAGTtgggcggatcacttcaggtcaggttcgagaccagcctgactaacatggcaaaaccctgtctctacaaaaaatacaaaaattagacttgtgtggtgacatgtgcctgtaatcccagctactcaggaggctgagaggcaccagaattgcttgaacccaggaggtggaggctgcagtgagccaagatcatgctactgcactccaggctgggtgacagagcaagactttctctcaaaaaaaaaaagaagacgaagaaaagaaatgtcagcCATgagtgaagaaactgagttttCATGTTGGTCCTCCATAGAACCCAGCACAAGACTGTATCCAGTCAATGTCCTATAAATAATTTGGAATGACTTTCCCTGTGGTTGTCTGGCATACGGTAGACCTCTCCTGAACTCCTGAGGAGTGCATTATTACTCATGGAGAAGGCTAACATGAACTGATTCATCTTTCTGAAtggcaaaaacttttttttttttttttgagacgaagtctctctcaggctggaatgcagttgcacgatcttggctcactgcaacctctgccgcctgggttcaagcaatcctcctgcctcagcctcccaagtagctgggaatataggcatgcaccaccatgcccatataatttttgtattttttagtagaaaaagtgttggtttcaccatattggacaggctggtctcaaactcctgaccccatgatccccccacctcagcctcctaaggtgctgggattacaggtgtaaactaccacactcagctagcaAAAACTCTAAGGCAGATCATCATGCAGTTATTATAGTTTtaacatgtaatttatttattttaaaaattattttgacaaaatatttcaTACATACCAAAAACTATACGAAGTACAGCTATataatggataaactgtggtatattaaCATAGTGGAACACTGATCagcaatgagaatgaacaaaCCCAGTGACTTGCAACGAGGTTGAAtctcggccgggcatggtggcttacgcctgtaatccaagcactttggaggccaaggcgggcggatcacctgaggtcgggagttcaagaccagtctcaccaacatgatgaagcctcgtctttattttttttaaaaaaaaggttgaatCTCACAACATAGTGAGAGTAAaagaagagtgagactccgtctcaaaaaaaaaaaatataaaaaagtcagATATAAGTCAGGTGCAGTGActggccaggcgaggtgactcacacctgtgatcccagcactttgggaggccaaggcaggtggatcatttgaggtcaggagttagaggaccagcctggccaacacggtgaaaccccatcttcactaaaaatacacacacacaaaattagctgagtgcattggtgggtgcctgcaagcccagctactggagaagctgaggcaggagaatcgtttcaacctgggaggctgggatTGCAGTCCGCTGAGATcatgccccactgcactccaacctgggccacagaaggagactttatctttttttttttttttttttttgagacggagtttcgctcttgttacccaggctagagtgcaatggtgcgatatccgctcaccgcaaccccctctcaggttcaggcaattctcctgcctaagcctcctgagtagctgggattacaggcacgtgccaccatgcccagctaattttttgtatttttagtagagacggggtttcaccatgttgaccaggatggtctcgatctcttgacctcgtgatccatccgcctcagcctcccaaagtgctgggattacaggcttgagccaccgcgcccggccccaccgcgcccggcctttttttttttttttttttttttttttttttttttttgagacggcgtcttgctctgtctcaaaaaggctGGTTGgtagtggctcagtctcagctcagtgcaacctccacctcctgggttcaagtggttcttctgcctcagcctcctgagtagctgggtctacaggtggaCACCATAACACCtaacatccggctaatttttgtgtttttagtagaaacggggtttcaccatattggccaggctggtctcgagcttttgacctcgtgatccacccgcctcagcctcccaaagtgctgggattacagacatgagccaccacgcccggctgagactctgtctttctttctttttctttttttttttttttttgagacggagtttcgctcttgttacccaggctggagtgcaatggcgcgatctcggctcaccgcaacctccgcctcctgggttcaagcaattctcctgcctcagcctccttagtagctgggattacaggcacgtgccaccatgcccagctaattttttgtatttttagtagagacggggtttcaccatgttgaccaggatggtctcgatctctcgaccttgtgatccacccgcctcggcctcccaaagtgctgggattacaggtttgagccactgtgcccggcaagactctgtcttaaaaaaaataaagttaaaaccagaaagaggccaggcgcagtggctcaagcctgtaatcccagcactttaggaggccgaggcgggtggatcacgaggttaagagatcgagaccatcctggtcaacaaggtgaaatcatgtctctactaaaaatacaaaaaattagctgggcatggtggcgcgtgcctgtaatcccacctactcaggaggctgaggcaggagaattgcctgaacccaggaggcggaggttgcggtgagccgagatcgcgccattgcactccagcctgggtaacaagagcgaaactcctccgcctcaagaaaaaaaaaaaagaaaaagaaaaaaaaaaaaaaacagaaagaaatagaatattccaGGaccaggacaggcacagtggttcatacctgtaatcccagcactctgtgaagccaaagcaggaggatcacttgagcccaggagttcgagaccagccggggcaacatgatgagacctcataaaattagctaagtgtggtggcaccagactgtagtcccagctacttgggaagctgaggcgggaggatgcttgagcccaaCAGGTGGAGGATCagggcagtgagccatgattatgccactgtgctcagtccgagaaagagctagaccctgtcgagagagagagagagagagagagagagagagagagagagagagagagagagagggagagagagagagagagaagaatactCCATTTCAGTCAGAGATCTATGCTATGTAACCACTATtctgaattttctctttctcctccacttGCTCTTGCTTTATCattaaattttatgtgtttttgaaTCTAATATAATGGTATGCATTCTTCTGTGACTTTCTATTTTCACCCAGCATCACGGTTTTGAGATTCAGTTCACGCATAAGAGTAGtgattcacttattttctttttacaagtaTTCCACGTATCTTACCatcctttttttggggggggggcagagtttcactcttgttgaccaggctggagtgcaatggtaccatctcagctcaccacaacctccaatCCAgccttcaagcaattctgcctcagactcccaagtagctgggattacaggcataagctaccacgcccggctaatttttgtatttttagtagggacagcgtttctccatgttggtcaggctggtctcaaactcctgacctcaggtgatccacctgccttggcctcccaaaatgctgttattacaggcatgagccactgtaccgc from the Saimiri boliviensis isolate mSaiBol1 chromosome 4, mSaiBol1.pri, whole genome shotgun sequence genome contains:
- the LOC101037051 gene encoding lymphocyte antigen 6G6e-like, producing the protein MLQLCRSRDLRVQITSPRFLSLGLAMGTSSIFLCILFLCGTLGLTMAPAQGRLRCYTCGFAKPCYPVPTECQDDDACGISIGTSGRTLVQWPFWRLPTSIHPTFPVAPTSVCLLRPTDQSEIIQLKGCLPKAQCPLLGHATYWLHSYTLRHHCCEQDLCNGAASPRQLPSLLTSLPLLVASFTGRGPLLH
- the LY6G6F gene encoding lymphocyte antigen 6 complex locus protein G6f isoform X1, producing MAVLFLLLLLCETSQAAADNIQAIYVASGEAMELPCPSPPTVHGDGHLSWFRNPGAGSLTTLVAQVQLGRPAPDPGKLGRESRLKLLGNYSLWLESSKEEDAGRYWCAVLGQHHNYQNWRVYDVLVLKGSQLSAKAADGSPCNVLVCSVVPTRRMDSVTWMEGKGPVRGRVQSFWGNEAALLLVCPGEGLPESRSRRSRIIRCLVTHNKGVSFSLGGLALTTASMDASPALCAPSTGWDMPWILMLLLTMGQGIIILALSIVLWRQRVHGAPGRGASIPQFKPEIQVYENIHLARLGPPAHKTG
- the LY6G6F gene encoding lymphocyte antigen 6 complex locus protein G6f isoform X2 yields the protein MAVLFLLLLLCETSQAAADNIQAIYVASGEAMELPCPSPPTVHGDGHLSWFRNPGAGSLTTLVAQVQLGRPAPDPGKLGRESRLKLLGNYSLWLESSKEEDAGRYWCAVLGQHHNYQNWRVYDVLVLKGSQLSAKAADGSPCNVLVCSVVPTRRMDSVTWMEGKGPVRGRVQSFWGNEAALLLVCPGEGLPESRSRRSRIIRCLVTHNKGVSFSLGGWDMPWILMLLLTMGQGIIILALSIVLWRQRVHGAPGRGASIPQFKPEIQVYENIHLARLGPPAHKTG